The genomic DNA GTTGATCACCACGGTGCCGTTGCCGGCCGTCGCCGCCGTCACCGTCAGCGGGTTACCGTCCACATCGCTGTCATTCGCCAGCACGTCGACGGTCACCGGCGTATCTTCGGCGGTGGTGGCGGTATCCGCGCCCGCCACCGGGGCGTCGTTTACCGCCGTCACCGTAATGGTCAGCGTGCCGGTCACCACCCCGCCCGCGCCGTCGCTGACGGTGTAGGTCACGGTATCGGTGCCGTT from Dickeya dadantii NCPPB 898 includes the following:
- a CDS encoding Ig-like domain-containing protein encodes the protein NGTDTVTYTVSDGAGGVVTGTLTITVTAVNDAPVAGADTATTAEDTPVTVDVLANDSDVDGNPLTVTAATAGNGTVVINPDGTLTYTPNSNF